From the genome of Malus domestica chromosome 04, GDT2T_hap1, one region includes:
- the LOC103415800 gene encoding phosphoenolpyruvate carboxylase kinase 1 — protein sequence MYDTLKNSYQLFEEIGRGRFGIIVRAFSPDSAEFVACKIIDKSALTDETDRACLENEPKIMTLLSPHPNILKLFDVFETEDSLAMVLELCEPATLYDRIVQRTLSEPEAAAIMKQLLEAVSHCHRLGVVHRDLKPENVLFDSRNNLKLADFGSAEWTRDGSAMEGVVGTPYYVAPEVLMGREYNEKIDVWSAGVMMYIMLGGIPPFYGESATEIFEAVLRGNLRFPPKAFRSVSAGAKDLLRKMICRDASRRLSADQALRHPWILSGGEANPIDQI from the exons ATGTATGACACATTGAAGAACTCCTACCAACTCTTCGAAGAAATCGGCCGCGGCCGGTTCGGCATCATCGTCCGAGCCTTCTCGCCCGACTCGGCCGAGTTCGTCGCCTGCAAGATCATCGACAAATCGGCCCTTACCGACGAAACCGACCGTGCCTGCCTCGAGAACGAGCCCAAGATAATGACCCTTTTGTCCCCGCATCCCAACATTCTCAAGCTCTTTGACGTCTTCGAAACAGAGGACTCGCTTGCCATGGTGCTCGAGCTCTGCGAGCCCGCCACGCTCTACGACCGCATCGTGCAGCGCACGCTCTCGGAGCCCGAGGCCGCCGCGATCATGAAGCAGCTGCTCGAGGCCGTCTCGCATTGCCACCGCCTCGGGGTGGTTCATAGGGATTTGAAGCCGGAGAATGTTTTGTTCGACTCGAGAAACAATTTGAAGCTCGCGGATTTCGGGTCGGCGGAGTGGACCCGCGACGGCAGCGCCATGGAGGGCGTTGTCGGGACGCCGTACTACGTCGCGCCGGAGGTGCTGATGGGCAGGGAGTATAATGAAAAGATCGACGTCTGGAGCGCCGGCGTGATGATGTACATAATGCTCGGCGGGATTCCTCCGTTTTACGGAGAGTCGGCGACGGAGATCTTCGAGGCGGTTTTGAGAGGGAATTTGAGATTTCCGCCGAAGGCTTTCCGATCTGTGTCGGCTGGGGCGAAGGATCTGTTGAGGAAGATGATCTGCAGAGACGCTTCCAGAAGACTCTCTGCTGACCAGGCACTTA GGCACCCATGGATCTTAAGTGGTGGAGAAGCAAATCCAATTGACCAAATCTGA
- the LOC139195107 gene encoding uncharacterized protein encodes MEDLHFVSGKSRRKAPKLTNFHYYRVDLYFQVFDTQLKEVNDRFDEVKTELLLCMSSLSSVNNFASFDKAKIVRLAQLYPQDFDRTYLINLPIQLDNYIHDMKMHSEFSSLRGIGHLAKELVKTRRCTNYMLVNKLLTLALALSVATASIERVFSAMKIVKTPMRNKMGDQWLSDSMLVYIERYVFAFIDNELIM; translated from the coding sequence ATGGAGGATTTGCATTTCGTATCCGGAAAATCAAGGCGTAAAGCTCCAAAACTCACAAACTTCCATTACTATCGTGTGGACCTCTATTTTCAAGTCTTTGATACGCAATTAAAGGAAGTGAATGATCGCTTCGATGAGGTAAAGACCGAATTGCTTCTTTGTATGTCAAGTTTGAGTTCGgtgaataattttgcatcttttgacaAAGCAAAAATTGTTCGTCTAGCCCAACTTTATCCTCAAGATTTTGATCGTACGTACCTCATAAATCTTCCAATTCAACTTGACAATTACATTCATGATATGAAGATGCATAGTGAGTTTTCATCATTGAGAGGAATTGGTCATCTTGCAAAGGAGTTGGTGAAGACCAGAAGGTGTACAAACTATATGTTAGTAAATAAGCTTCTTACATTAGCTTTGGCGTTATCGGTTGCAACCGCTTCAATTGAGAGAGTtttttctgctatgaagattgtgaaaacaccaatgcgtaacaaaatgggagatcaatggttgagtgatagcatgcttgtttacattgagagatatgtatttgcttttattgataatgagcttATTATGTGA
- the LOC114824462 gene encoding transcription factor MYB4-like, producing MVRAPAPSPCCEKMGMKKGPWTHEEDEILISHIQQYGHANWRALPKQAGLLRCGKSCRLRWFNYLRPDIKRGNFSREEEETILNLHKLLGNRWSAIASSLPGRTDNEIKNFWHSHLKKRSRTYFRLDDYDQQKHFSSKSTFPVPGLIHEPPSSSNPAVPIPNNDGSKTSIEDIDFWYNLFMKAGEAPKSSTA from the exons ATGGTGAGGGCTCCAGCTCCTTCACCTTGTTGTGAGAAGATGGGAATGAAGAAGGGACCGTGGACGCATGAAGAAGATGAGATATTGATTTCTCACATCCAACAATATGGACATGCGAATTGGAGAGCGCTTCCAAAACAAGCTG GTCTATTGAGGTGTGGAAAGAGTTGCAGGCTTCGGTGGTTTAACTACTTGCGGCCGGACATTAAACGGGGGAACTTTagcagggaagaagaagaaactatCCTCAACCTGCATAAACTTCTTGGAAA CAGATGGTCTGCCATTGCGTCGAGCTTGCCAGGCCGGACAGACAACGAAATAAAGAACTTCTGGCACTCTCACTTGAAGAAGAGATCAAGAACGTATTTTAGACTTGATGATTATGATCAGCAGAAGCACTTCTCGTCAAAAAGTACTTTTCCAGTTCCGGGGTTAATTCATGAGCCTCCTTCCTCTTCCAACCCTGCCGTACCAATCCCGAACAATGATGGTTCCAAGACCAGTATTGAGGACATAGATTTTTGGTACAACCTCTTTATGAAAGCAGGAGAGGCTCCAAAGAGTAGTACTGCATGA